Within the Carassius gibelio isolate Cgi1373 ecotype wild population from Czech Republic chromosome B4, carGib1.2-hapl.c, whole genome shotgun sequence genome, the region gttcattaaacttaatatttatcaaaaaatcattaaaaatataatgtataacCATTTCTACAAAACCTGAAGCAGcaaaatttattataattactgataataatcagacatTTTTCTTGAGTCAAATCAATTGTAATGATTTCTATAAGATGTGGtgctgaaaactggagtaatgataaatAATTGTCTGCTATGTATCACAGGAATACcactacattttataatatattaaaattgagaacttttttttttatttgaaattagggatgcatgatatataGGCCACCATATCGATATCGGCcgataaatgttaatttttctgTTATCGCTATCGAACCGATAAGAGAATTCAGccgataaataatgcattatttcccTGCAGAGACACTTCAGATGTTCACTTGTAATATAATTGGAAATACAATGAAAAGGAAAATACAGCGAACTGCAACATGTGAAGGGAAAGTCTGTCATATAATGAGATTATTagctactgtaaaataatgtaacaaaTCTTTGTTCGCCTGTGTTCTAGCGCATTGTTAAGAGAAGAGTGCATCCACAATGGATTCACACCATTAGCACTGTTAAGTGCATATAACATTTTCCTCACAGACTGCGAGTGACCGCATGTAAGTTATGCAGTGATGCACTATGAAATTGTTGCAAAGCAAactaattgtaatattaatttaataataaaagtaacctaaTAATAGCCAGAAAATAACAGGCCTATATTAATTGGTAATGCCAAATACTcttaaaaattacaatatttaatgattttgacaATGTCTGGCTATAATCCTTACATGCTGGACCTATTTCAACACACTCCATCGTCATATTcccttatattttttttatatgcaagtAATTTTGTCCAGTAACTTGTTTCCATTATTTAagcatagttttatttatttgtaagtctGCTCTATGTTTGAGTTATGTTGAAATGTTTAATGCCTTTTAATGGTGAGACTTTTTTGGTAATCAGACTCtttaaaaattatgttaaaatgtgGATTTAGATTTTTCGGCCATCACATTGGCTTTCATATTTAAGGAATTATCGGTTATCTTATCGGCCAATATGTTCATATGGGTGCATCcccatttgtaataatatttcacaattttactttattttgattaaataaattcagacttGATGAGaagatattattaaaaaaattgataTTTTTCCAAGCTTTTGGCAGGtacttaataaaaacaattgaaaTAAGTGCTGGGGCATGGCTTGTGGGCGTGGTCAGATTTCCCTTTTTTTTGTCTCTAGCTGATCACATGCCTGCACCGTATTGTAAATTGTTACCACAAAATGCGTAATGACAACTTTTACAAACCAGCTGCAAATAGTTTTATGAAAGtggaatatttattattatgtataaaaaaagaaaaccaaatataAATCACAAATACCCAACTattaactatatatttaaaaCGGGTCATTTAAGTCCATTAACTATCTCTCTGACTGACTCCCACACCAGTGCACTGATTAACTAGTGATCTGATTGAGACGCACCATAGATTTagcttacatttattttagagattattttactttaattattttcttcttaAACAGGATAAAGTGTCCAAGCACACAGAATAATTGCTGAAGTTGCTGAGATCCACATGACACTTCTATAAAGATGGCTTTAATTAAAGTTGAGAGTGAAGACATGAAGATTGAAGAGATATTCAGTCTCAAtcatgaagatactgaggaacaaacacagatggagtttattaaagaggaaagTGAAGACATGAAGGTTGGAGTATTCACTCTgaaacatgaagatactgaggaacaaacaggttagtTTTCATTCTCAAATCTGAACTCAATTATTTGATCCTTATTTAAATGTCCAGCTCTACAGAAATGAATGCTATTTATGAAGAATGTCACAGACGTGTTGAGGTCACATAACCAGACAAATACTAACAGTGCCTTCTGGTGCAGCCGAGATCATGATTTCACTCCTCtgcatttgttatattttttctgTTACATTAAAAATAGCACTTAATTATGCAAaagtattttaatctttttttttttttttgcacatagtGAATCTTGAAATGTAAGTGATTACATTTGGCCTTCTGCATGCTGTCtatatttgttaatttaaagGTATTTAGTGAGCAAATAAAACTACTTTAAGGCTACATCTACATTAATCTGGATACACATGAAAATGGCTTTTTCCACTTTAAAACACTCTCCATCCTTACTTGAGTTTtcaaacattttctaaatgtttctcACCCACACTGAAACATCAGAAAGTGTTAATTTCAGTTTTCTCTGCATGCATAAAGCCTCAAATATATCATTGAGACAATACAGACAGAAAagagattttaagattttatgctATTCTTCTGGTAGGATCATTTTGGTTTCCAAAATATCTCACCATTTGCCTCCCTCTCAATCACCATTATATGTTTGATCTAAAGGGAAGAAGCGACAATGACATTTGTGTTTACCAATTCTAATAAACCATTGCCTGTCTGAGAGATATAAGCTTAGCCACTTGAGGACAGTTCCTGTAATGCCTGCCGCAGAAAAACGAGACTCGAGTATAAAATGGCAAACAGTATCAAAATCTGTGCTCAGGTCCAAGAGTACTAGAAGACTAACACCACCAGTATCGGATTCAAGGAGCAGGTGGTTCACTACTCTTGTATGGTTCATGAGAATCATATTCTTTTGCAGCCTTAATGTGCATTCATACCAGATGCGACTCGCAAAAATAAATTGCGCTATTCGCGTGTAGTTggacgcttgaacattttgagtttgTTGTCTTCATTCACGcttgaaattaacttcacaacagacgtgAATTTCAAGCGTGTCAATTGTTTGAATCTCAATTTAATAATCGAATATTCGGATTCAGCCCTAAATAGTGCATGACGATTAGTAACAACACCTAACCAAGAGTGCTGTTTTCCTAAATATCCACATGATTCCAActgtgacttacattttagagatAAAATTGACCGATGAAAGTAGTTCCAAAGAAAGATCACAGAAGAGTAAGTTGCTTATGTATATGTCATAAGATTATCTAAGTTTTTCAATGAATTGTATAATGGCCAGCTTTAATTCTGTTGGACACTGTATAGGATCTAGCATACATGGATAACATAAATACATGTTTGGATGTTGATTGCTTTGAGCCATTAAACTGGGGTtaacttttatgtttgtttttcccACCCTAGACCTAATGGCACCGAAAGAGGAGAGGGAAGTATTGAATGAAAATGAAGAGAAAGATCAGAATGATAATCTTCATGATTTCACAATTGAAGAAAGATCTTCTTTCTTACAGTCTGAAATGACTTCCACACGAAAAGGAGCTCAAGAGACAGGAACTAAGGGTAACTTCACTTGCTTTCAGTGTGGAAAGACTTTTAGTCATAAAGGAAAATTTAACAGGCATTTGACAGTTCACTCTGGAAAGAAGCCTTTcaaatgtaatgagtgcgggaaAAGTTTCAGTGAAAAAGGAAACCTTAAAACGCACATGAGAATTCACGACAGAGAGAAACCCTTCATCTGCAAACAGTGTGGAAgacgttttaaaaaaaaaggaacccTTGATTACCACATTCTAGTTCACACTGGAAAGAAGCCCTTCATCTGCCCTCTGTGTAGAACATTTTTCAAGCGTGAACGAAACCTtaaatctcacatgaaagttcaCACTGAAGAGAAGCTTTACAAATGCCCACAGTGTGAAAAGAGTTTCAAGCTAAAACGATACCTTGAAGCCCACGTGAgaagaattcacactggagagatgCTTTAACTGTGAAGGTAACCTTCAGTACCACATGAAGATTTACTCCAGAGGGACCTGTTTGAATGTCATCAGTGTGGAATGAGTTTAACAGACAAGAAAACCCTAGGAATCATTCTGTGACATCGTAGAGAGAAGCATGTCATGTGCCATCACTGTGGAAAGACTTCCAGAAACAAAGCAAGTCTTGAGTTTCACATAAGCTGGATAATTGCATACcatcttctgtagagctgctttacagccgAATCGTGTAACATTGACAGTGGTACCTAACTCATTTCAGTCAAAACTAAACTGGTTCTAATTGAATAACTTGATTGCCGTTTACAGCTgaatttatgtaatttcaaactgATGAACTTCActgttgttttgttattttccttGATTATTTTCCTGTATCTCTTTAAGTGCTTTGACAGTCTGCATTATAAAGACCATTATTcaaataaagctgacttgacaCCAAAGCTCCAGTATGCGAtttgaccacaagagggcgcatttccaacaacaacaaaggcgaagcttgatgacactatgaagcaggtgacgatgggagatgtctttttttaatccgttttcaccatagcaatgtatctaaattggataaacgaatcatgatcacggatgaggtaatttattcgtttttgtattgcctgtatatctgatcgtattattttatgtcatcataattAATGAACTGCAAGGAACGTGAAATGTTATACTATATTATCCCGTTACAGcttacagctatttgttaaattatttgttgggttaatgttgtgcattgttacgtgtttatggttaatgccgttgttgtttaacgtgctcaaaccaatcgttctaaaagtaaattttgaacgaacatttgcaagtaatgactaaatatatttttaacaacacatatccgattgtatttaattgtactgccataatctcggtcaccacacgtgataaaaatccttaccttagtacaaagagcaatataactttgtttataagtGCTATTATTGACAGTTGCATGTGTTGCAGGGAAACACAGATACATCCTCACTGGAATTATCAAATCCAGATGAGACCTGGGCCATCTTTACTGTAACTGTTACGTTaattgtacaataacaaaataaataattgatttgcttacctgtctatcaatacactcgtgagagcagagtctctgtcaagtccaagattttcgcgcagctctctccatctcgtaaatgcctggccgatatttatcctggttttattcctccgtttgtcacacagtctgcgtgtatccgaatatggacgcttatgttttactggcacttcaatactcaccaaagagtaatcgtgatccataacgacgacaaccaaaccatacgcgcggttataacataaccaccacttccgcatttgaccatgtgatattctggtgtggtggaacatcacatggtctacaccggAAACAAAGTATAGAGCGGACATTGCATCACTGACAGGCGACATTTCTTTTCC harbors:
- the LOC127956065 gene encoding gastrula zinc finger protein XlCGF7.1-like is translated as MALIKVESEDMKIEEIFSLNHEDTEEQTQMEFIKEESEDMKVGVFTLKHEDTEEQTDLMAPKEEREVLNENEEKDQNDNLHDFTIEERSSFLQSEMTSTRKGAQETGTKGNFTCFQCGKTFSHKGKFNRHLTVHSGKKPFKCNECGKSFSEKGNLKTHMRIHDREKPFICKQCGRRFKKKGTLDYHILVHTGKKPFICPLCRTFFKRERNLKSHMKVHTEEKLYKCPQCEKSFKLKRYLEAHVRRIHTGEML